In Microbacterium esteraromaticum, the following proteins share a genomic window:
- a CDS encoding cation acetate symporter, protein MTTIPVAAEAVKNDPVLNIAIFGAFVAVTLFIVIRASRNNKTAADYYAAGRSFSGTQNGFAIAGDYLSAASFLGICGAIAINGYDGFLYSIGFLVAWLVALLLVAEMMRNTGKFTMADVLSFRLKQRPVRMAAALTTLAVCFFYLLAQMSGAGGLVSLLLGIDDKLGQSLVIAIVGVLMIVYVLIGGMKGTTWVQIVKAVLLIAGAVAMTVWVLALHGFNLNTLLETAVDNSPNGDKILGPGLQYGANPLDFLSLGMALVLGTAGLPHVLMRFYTVPTAKEARKSVVWAIWLIGGFYLLTLVLGYGAGALVGPETIAAAPGGVNSAAPLLAQALGGSLLMGFISAVAFATILAVVAGLTITAAASFAHDIYANVIKRGQNADPAGEVKVARRTVIVIGILAIIGGIGAQGQNIAFLVALAFAIAASANLPTILYSLFWKRFNTRGAVWSMYGGLIAAIGLIVISPVFSGNEKAMIPGIDIAIFPLNNPGIISIPLGFLLGWIGTVTARTAESRALAAEMEVRSLTGYGAEKAVEH, encoded by the coding sequence ATGACGACCATTCCCGTGGCTGCGGAAGCGGTCAAGAACGATCCCGTGCTCAACATCGCGATCTTCGGCGCATTCGTGGCGGTGACCCTGTTCATCGTGATCCGGGCCAGTCGCAACAACAAGACGGCGGCCGACTACTACGCGGCCGGTCGATCCTTCAGCGGCACCCAGAACGGCTTCGCGATCGCCGGCGACTATCTCTCGGCCGCCTCGTTCCTCGGAATCTGCGGCGCCATCGCGATCAACGGCTACGACGGATTCCTCTACTCGATCGGCTTCCTCGTGGCCTGGCTGGTGGCGCTGCTGCTCGTCGCCGAGATGATGCGCAACACCGGCAAGTTCACGATGGCCGACGTGCTCTCCTTCCGGCTGAAGCAGCGCCCGGTGCGCATGGCGGCGGCGCTCACCACCCTTGCGGTGTGCTTCTTCTATCTGCTGGCGCAGATGTCGGGTGCAGGCGGGCTCGTGTCGCTGCTTCTCGGCATCGACGACAAGCTCGGTCAGTCGCTCGTCATCGCGATCGTCGGCGTGCTGATGATCGTCTATGTGCTGATCGGCGGAATGAAGGGCACCACCTGGGTTCAGATCGTCAAGGCGGTGCTGCTCATCGCGGGCGCCGTGGCGATGACCGTGTGGGTGCTCGCGCTGCACGGATTCAACCTGAACACCCTGCTCGAGACCGCCGTCGACAACTCGCCCAACGGCGACAAGATCCTCGGCCCGGGTCTGCAGTACGGGGCGAACCCGCTCGACTTCCTCTCGCTGGGCATGGCTCTCGTGCTCGGCACCGCAGGGCTTCCGCACGTGCTGATGCGGTTCTACACGGTGCCGACCGCGAAGGAGGCACGCAAGTCGGTGGTCTGGGCGATCTGGCTGATCGGCGGTTTCTACCTGCTCACCCTCGTGCTCGGCTACGGAGCGGGGGCGCTGGTCGGCCCGGAGACGATCGCGGCGGCGCCGGGTGGAGTCAACTCGGCGGCTCCGCTGCTCGCGCAGGCGCTCGGCGGCTCGCTGCTGATGGGCTTCATCTCTGCGGTGGCGTTCGCCACGATCCTTGCGGTCGTCGCGGGGCTCACGATCACGGCCGCCGCATCGTTCGCGCACGACATCTACGCGAACGTGATCAAGCGCGGCCAGAACGCCGACCCCGCGGGCGAGGTCAAGGTCGCACGCCGCACGGTGATCGTGATCGGCATCCTCGCCATCATCGGCGGAATCGGCGCGCAGGGCCAGAACATCGCCTTCCTCGTCGCCCTCGCGTTCGCGATCGCGGCCTCGGCCAACCTGCCGACGATCCTCTACTCGCTGTTCTGGAAGCGCTTCAACACGCGCGGTGCAGTGTGGAGCATGTACGGCGGTCTGATCGCGGCCATCGGCCTGATCGTGATCTCGCCGGTCTTCTCGGGCAACGAGAAGGCGATGATCCCCGGCATCGACATCGCGATCTTCCCGCTGAACAACCCGGGCATCATCTCGATCCCCCTCGGGTTCCTGCTCGGGTGGATCGGCACCGTCACGGCGAGGACGGCGGAGTCGCGTGCCCTCGCCGCCGAGATGGAAGTCCGTTCGCTCACCGGCTATGGTGCCGAGAAAGCGGTGGAGCACTAG
- a CDS encoding 5-formyltetrahydrofolate cyclo-ligase, which yields MRSEAEQQKRALRAELRERRQILSETQRHEAAAGITAQLDALVDAHGARSVSCFLSTTTEPGTMPFVQGAVRRGIRVLLPITRADGLLDWAVADDSGTVAEGLFGLPEPTGEVLGPIAVNDVDLMIIPAAAVDRSGTRLGWGRGYFDKTIGSMEGCPPVYAVIYDSEVLDSLPREVHDQPVDGIVTPTQTITLSPARN from the coding sequence ATGCGGAGCGAAGCAGAACAGCAGAAGCGCGCCCTGCGCGCCGAACTGCGCGAACGCCGTCAGATCCTCTCGGAGACGCAGCGGCATGAGGCGGCCGCGGGCATCACCGCCCAGCTCGACGCCCTCGTCGACGCTCACGGTGCGCGGTCGGTGTCGTGCTTCCTCTCGACCACCACCGAGCCAGGCACCATGCCCTTCGTACAGGGCGCCGTGCGAAGGGGCATCCGGGTGCTGCTTCCGATCACGCGCGCAGACGGACTGCTCGACTGGGCCGTCGCGGACGACTCCGGAACGGTGGCCGAAGGGCTCTTCGGCCTCCCCGAGCCGACGGGCGAGGTGCTCGGCCCGATCGCCGTGAACGATGTCGACCTCATGATCATCCCCGCCGCGGCGGTCGACCGATCGGGCACGAGGCTGGGCTGGGGGCGCGGCTACTTCGACAAGACGATCGGCTCGATGGAAGGCTGCCCGCCCGTCTACGCCGTGATCTATGATTCCGAAGTACTCGATTCGCTGCCGCGCGAAGTGCACGACCAGCCGGTCGATGGCATCGTCACCCCGACGCAGACCATCACCCTGTCGCCCGCGCGGAACTGA
- the mscL gene encoding large conductance mechanosensitive channel protein MscL, producing MIQGFKEFITKGNVIDLAVAVVIGSAFTAIVNAVVSAIITPLVAMFFKADEAGKFGFTVDNIYGDPVTFPVGELISAVITFFAVALVVYFVFVVPMNKYKERQAAKNPAVEEETLPTEQELLIEIRDLMRRDADLR from the coding sequence ATGATCCAGGGATTCAAGGAATTCATCACCAAGGGCAACGTCATCGACCTCGCCGTCGCGGTGGTCATCGGCAGCGCGTTCACGGCGATCGTCAACGCGGTCGTGAGCGCGATCATCACGCCGCTCGTCGCCATGTTCTTCAAGGCGGATGAGGCGGGCAAGTTCGGCTTCACCGTCGACAACATCTACGGCGACCCGGTGACGTTCCCCGTCGGCGAGCTGATCTCTGCGGTCATCACCTTCTTCGCCGTCGCACTCGTCGTCTACTTCGTCTTCGTCGTCCCGATGAACAAGTACAAGGAGCGCCAGGCTGCGAAGAACCCAGCCGTCGAGGAGGAGACCCTGCCGACCGAGCAGGAGCTGCTCATCGAGATCCGCGACCTCATGCGTCGCGACGCCGACCTGCGCTGA
- a CDS encoding GNAT family N-acetyltransferase has product MRYGPVGLRLVKPRDARVLQRELMTNRSWLQPWEATIPGAATGFDMRASIRRLLQQHRDGAGYPFVMEYDGEIAGQLNIWGIARGSLSSATIGYWVSERFAGRGITPTAVAMATDAAFEQFGLHRMEICIRPENRASLRVVQKLGFRYEGLRRRYIHIDGDWRDHYAFALTQDEVPRGVLSRWVSGAAPQEAAAIPPHDALQS; this is encoded by the coding sequence ATGCGCTACGGCCCGGTCGGCCTGCGGTTGGTGAAGCCGCGAGACGCTCGGGTGCTGCAGCGTGAGCTGATGACGAACCGCTCATGGCTGCAGCCGTGGGAGGCGACGATCCCGGGCGCCGCCACCGGCTTCGACATGCGCGCCAGCATCCGCCGGCTGCTTCAGCAGCATCGCGACGGAGCAGGGTATCCATTCGTGATGGAGTACGACGGGGAGATCGCGGGGCAGCTGAACATCTGGGGGATCGCCCGCGGATCCCTGTCGTCGGCGACCATCGGATACTGGGTGAGCGAGCGCTTCGCGGGCCGAGGCATCACACCGACTGCCGTCGCCATGGCGACGGACGCGGCGTTCGAGCAGTTCGGTCTGCACCGGATGGAGATCTGCATCCGGCCCGAGAACCGTGCGAGCCTGCGCGTCGTGCAGAAGCTCGGGTTCCGCTACGAGGGGCTTCGGCGGCGCTATATCCACATCGACGGCGACTGGCGCGACCACTACGCGTTCGCGCTCACGCAGGATGAGGTGCCCCGCGGTGTGCTCTCGCGCTGGGTGAGTGGAGCGGCGCCGCAGGAGGCGGCGGCGATCCCTCCGCACGACGCGCTGCAGAGCTGA
- a CDS encoding FmdB family zinc ribbon protein, producing the protein MPTYAYACTACDHRFDAVQSFTEDSLTLCPECGGALRKQYGSVGVTFNGSGFYRTDSRGNTGAASTSSASSKAESSTSANPAPAKAPASN; encoded by the coding sequence ATGCCCACCTACGCCTACGCGTGCACGGCCTGCGACCACCGGTTCGACGCCGTGCAGTCCTTCACCGAGGACTCGCTGACCCTCTGCCCGGAGTGCGGCGGAGCACTGCGCAAGCAGTACGGATCGGTCGGAGTCACCTTCAACGGCTCGGGCTTCTATCGCACCGACTCGCGCGGAAATACTGGTGCAGCCTCGACGTCTTCGGCATCATCTAAGGCGGAATCTTCGACGAGCGCCAACCCGGCGCCCGCGAAGGCCCCGGCCTCGAACTGA
- a CDS encoding methylated-DNA--[protein]-cysteine S-methyltransferase: protein MTFRFDFAPTPFGDALAVFSDAGIVSFDLSESADPSVPWLLESVTRRLGAVPEPEPGAADELTEALDAYFDGEPVRFDERFAFDWRLVDGFARSALQAVCEIPWGETMSYGEVAVIAGSPGAARAVGTACRLTPLSVVVPVHRVIRSDGTPGHYGAYPERKRYLLDLERDASASRS from the coding sequence ATGACCTTTCGCTTCGACTTCGCTCCAACGCCGTTCGGCGACGCGCTCGCGGTGTTCTCGGATGCAGGCATCGTGAGCTTCGACCTCTCGGAGTCGGCGGATCCGAGCGTGCCGTGGCTGCTCGAGAGCGTCACTCGACGCCTCGGCGCGGTACCCGAGCCGGAGCCTGGTGCCGCGGACGAGCTGACCGAGGCCCTCGACGCGTACTTCGACGGCGAGCCGGTGCGCTTCGATGAGCGCTTCGCCTTCGACTGGAGGCTCGTCGACGGGTTCGCCCGGTCGGCGCTGCAGGCCGTCTGCGAGATCCCCTGGGGTGAGACGATGAGCTACGGCGAGGTCGCGGTCATCGCCGGTAGCCCGGGAGCGGCACGAGCGGTGGGCACGGCGTGCCGGCTCACCCCTCTCTCGGTCGTGGTTCCGGTGCACCGGGTCATCCGCTCCGACGGCACGCCCGGCCATTACGGTGCGTACCCCGAACGCAAGCGCTACCTGCTCGATCTCGAGCGCGACGCCTCGGCATCGCGCTCATGA
- a CDS encoding DUF485 domain-containing protein yields the protein MTDPTTGDSSHGIDYIAVDESERFQGLRRLQRSFIFPMAAFFLLWYFVYVLLAAFATDFMSQRVWGDITVGLLMGLGQFVTTFVITMAYVSFANRRLDPIATEIRDELEKAEARL from the coding sequence ATGACAGACCCGACGACGGGCGATTCCTCTCACGGAATCGACTACATCGCTGTCGACGAATCCGAGAGGTTCCAGGGACTGAGGCGACTCCAGCGGTCATTCATCTTCCCTATGGCCGCGTTCTTCCTCCTCTGGTATTTCGTCTACGTTCTACTGGCCGCTTTCGCGACCGATTTCATGAGCCAGCGCGTCTGGGGTGATATCACGGTCGGACTGCTCATGGGACTCGGGCAGTTCGTCACGACCTTCGTGATCACGATGGCGTACGTGTCATTCGCGAATCGCCGGCTGGACCCCATTGCGACCGAGATCCGTGACGAGCTCGAGAAGGCGGAGGCCCGGCTATGA
- a CDS encoding IclR family transcriptional regulator: MSVIPDESDARSNRPQVPAADQTLRILRHLARRPAPIAATALARDLGIPRSTVYHLLATLEEHGFVVHLPQERRWGLGTSAFELAGGYARQEPLARLGRPLLAALADRIGESAHLAVMSGRDVLYIVEERAVRRPALVTDVGVRLPAHLTATGRAMLASLPRAQVRALYPDAASFTDRTGRGPARPAELRDLLREVRQAGIASEDGEVTPGFRSVAAAVHDHAGWPVAAVAVTWEGERGSDPAQEVRGAARMLQSRLGYDRR; the protein is encoded by the coding sequence GTGTCTGTGATCCCAGACGAGTCGGATGCCCGGTCGAACCGTCCCCAGGTGCCCGCAGCCGACCAGACGCTGCGGATCCTCCGACATCTGGCGCGACGACCGGCGCCGATCGCCGCGACGGCGCTCGCACGTGACCTCGGCATCCCCCGGTCGACCGTCTACCACCTGCTGGCCACTCTCGAGGAGCACGGGTTCGTCGTGCACCTGCCGCAGGAACGGCGCTGGGGCCTGGGAACCAGCGCATTCGAACTCGCCGGCGGCTATGCCCGCCAGGAGCCGCTGGCCCGCCTCGGGCGACCGCTGCTCGCCGCCCTCGCTGACCGCATCGGAGAGAGTGCGCACCTGGCGGTGATGAGCGGCCGAGACGTGCTGTACATCGTCGAGGAACGAGCCGTGCGCCGCCCGGCGCTGGTGACGGATGTCGGCGTGCGACTTCCCGCGCACCTCACCGCCACGGGACGCGCCATGCTGGCATCGCTCCCCCGGGCGCAGGTACGCGCGCTCTATCCGGATGCGGCATCGTTCACCGATCGCACGGGGAGGGGGCCTGCTCGCCCCGCCGAGCTGAGAGATCTGCTGCGCGAGGTGCGGCAGGCGGGGATCGCGAGCGAGGACGGTGAGGTCACGCCCGGCTTCCGTTCGGTGGCTGCTGCGGTGCACGACCATGCCGGCTGGCCGGTCGCCGCCGTGGCCGTGACGTGGGAGGGCGAGCGAGGGAGCGATCCTGCGCAGGAGGTGCGGGGCGCCGCCCGGATGCTGCAGAGCCGCCTCGGCTACGACAGGCGCTGA
- the galU gene encoding UTP--glucose-1-phosphate uridylyltransferase GalU has protein sequence MKAVIPAAGLGTRFLPATKAMPKEMLPVVDKPAIQYVVEEAVAAGIDDILVIIGRNKNAISDHFDSVPELEVRLQQKGDHGRLERVVKSSDLADIHFVRQGEPKGLGHAVLRAKTHVGDSSFAVLLGDDLIDERDSLLTEMIATHERTGAAVIALMEVDPEQIHMYGAADAKATDTDGVVRVDALVEKPAAEDAPSNLAVIGRYVLPPAVFEILERTPPGKGGEIQLTDALQELAADPDGPGVVGVVFGGRRYDTGDRADYIKAIVQLATDRDDLGAELRPWLKQFAAGL, from the coding sequence ATGAAGGCCGTCATTCCCGCCGCAGGTCTGGGTACGCGGTTCCTGCCGGCGACGAAGGCGATGCCGAAGGAGATGCTCCCCGTCGTCGACAAGCCCGCCATCCAGTACGTCGTGGAAGAGGCGGTGGCGGCCGGCATCGACGACATCCTCGTCATCATCGGACGCAACAAGAACGCGATCTCCGATCACTTCGACTCGGTGCCCGAGCTCGAGGTGCGGCTCCAGCAGAAGGGCGACCACGGACGCCTCGAGCGTGTGGTGAAGTCCAGCGATCTCGCCGACATCCACTTCGTCCGGCAGGGCGAGCCCAAGGGCCTGGGTCATGCGGTGCTGCGCGCGAAGACGCATGTCGGCGACAGCTCGTTCGCCGTGCTTCTCGGCGACGACCTCATCGACGAGCGAGACTCGCTGCTCACCGAGATGATCGCCACGCACGAGCGCACCGGGGCCGCGGTCATCGCCCTCATGGAGGTCGACCCCGAGCAGATCCATATGTACGGCGCGGCCGATGCGAAGGCGACGGACACGGACGGCGTGGTGCGGGTGGACGCCCTGGTCGAGAAGCCCGCGGCAGAGGACGCCCCGTCGAACCTCGCAGTGATCGGACGCTACGTGCTGCCGCCGGCGGTCTTCGAGATCCTCGAGCGCACTCCGCCGGGCAAGGGCGGAGAGATCCAGCTGACCGACGCCCTCCAGGAGCTCGCGGCCGACCCTGACGGACCTGGCGTCGTCGGAGTGGTCTTCGGTGGCCGTCGCTATGACACGGGCGACCGCGCCGACTACATCAAGGCGATCGTGCAGCTCGCAACCGACCGCGACGATCTCGGCGCTGAGCTGAGGCCCTGGCTCAAGCAGTTCGCGGCTGGTCTCTGA
- a CDS encoding AAA family ATPase, translated as MWRREAKDAENADQRAAVTLGDLSDSSTGVDIAHVAEERRTSLRAQAADLGGASPLTTFIDAPESVIDISKAHPGSLPQFITGRSTLLSNLFRDEVGLRTARMAAERITARNTELRTVRGIDAVRLAVGIARWRLGGAPFAAPVLLRPLAIRRHHADFELKLHGRFEVNPELVRVAREHFGLELDPAGLASLAYDGGIFKPQPVIDQLRALTHSIDTFAVHPRLVVSTFADVADAMVRDMVDLDHPVLNALAGHIGDREQVTAPRELPAWSSPDERAPASESLLLDADSEQEEVLARIAAGHSLVVSTLPGTGGTQTVINALGGFVRSGRRVLVVSARRSTLDGVRHRLAGVGLDALAVSPTRARRDLITAIARSEKATQPKAAELDEALVRLRTVLRDYRGALSEPVARTGASVLDATRELTRLASLPVPPSTGARLSMETLEKLSGDRRDAAQALTRAAKLGEFRFGPDDSPWYGVSFDSAEAAQKAHELAGRLHGSAVPSLLERGYELIAQTSMRPFGTIDELGEYVRLLQGIRDSLDRFSPTVFERPLGELIQAHGSRRDAPGMSSANRRRLKKLAREYVRPGAHVSEMHESLLRIQQQRTQWQRYVEAGVAPQVPLGLSDVHVAWQRVSAELADLDHALGRREPLSSLPVARLVRTLSGLAARSAVFDNLVERTQIRDALTGLGLRPLLSDLSVRHVPEERVSAELEFAWWQSLLERALQDDRSLLGANTAVVDRLERDFRLVDEAHTAMAGPLLAWNLASQWRIAIVDEPDQARHLRKALKSGDATTAEIVSAAPDLTRVLAPVWIASPYEVPLIPDSVEFDAVLLVDAAAVNLAETAPAIRRARQVVAFGDPVTQRPTPFTVATIVDPDWEPEVEFDDVSVFERLAELFPVMTLTRSYRAGGEDLAELINDAFYGGEIVSLPWAGSYLGRGSLTVDYVEGGVGTPDPETGAVESPDAEVARVVTLAVEHAVHRPTESLMVITASRRHAERVRSAVASAFAGRSDVADFVGRDTAEPFAVLTLEESVAESRDRVIFSLGFGLTKHGRVLSDFGDLSQHDGERLLTVGMTRARRSMVIVSCIRPSAFDEGRLEHGASTLMSILGGLAARGRDARLEDLADPLTLALARELRRLGASVDVDYRGLLPLVAQHGGRAVVIESDPETRGESLRESVRLRPQVLRRLGWHYVRVHAFDLYSDPATVARRIATVLGIEEGAVRAEHDTQPLDLDD; from the coding sequence GTGTGGCGACGAGAGGCGAAGGATGCTGAGAACGCGGACCAGCGGGCCGCAGTGACTCTCGGCGACCTGAGCGACTCGTCGACCGGGGTCGACATCGCCCATGTGGCGGAGGAGCGGCGCACCAGCCTTCGCGCTCAGGCTGCCGATCTCGGCGGAGCCTCGCCGCTGACCACGTTCATCGACGCCCCGGAGTCGGTCATCGACATCTCCAAGGCGCATCCGGGCAGCCTTCCGCAGTTCATCACCGGCCGCTCCACCTTGCTGTCGAACCTGTTCAGGGACGAGGTCGGGCTCCGCACCGCGCGAATGGCCGCCGAGCGGATCACCGCGCGCAACACCGAGCTGCGCACGGTGAGAGGGATCGATGCCGTCCGGCTCGCGGTCGGCATCGCGCGCTGGCGTCTCGGTGGCGCGCCGTTCGCCGCTCCCGTGCTGCTTCGTCCGCTCGCGATCCGCCGCCACCACGCCGACTTCGAGCTGAAGCTGCACGGTCGCTTCGAGGTCAACCCCGAACTCGTGCGCGTCGCGCGCGAGCACTTCGGACTCGAGCTCGACCCGGCAGGTCTCGCCTCCCTCGCGTACGACGGCGGCATCTTCAAGCCGCAGCCGGTGATCGACCAGCTGCGCGCATTGACCCACTCCATCGACACCTTCGCCGTGCATCCGCGCCTCGTCGTATCGACCTTCGCCGATGTCGCAGACGCGATGGTGCGCGACATGGTCGACCTCGACCACCCGGTGCTCAATGCCCTCGCGGGGCACATCGGCGATCGCGAGCAAGTGACCGCACCGCGTGAGCTGCCGGCCTGGTCGAGCCCCGACGAGCGGGCCCCCGCGTCCGAGAGCCTTCTGCTCGACGCGGACTCCGAGCAGGAGGAGGTGCTCGCCCGCATCGCCGCCGGTCATTCGCTGGTCGTGTCGACGCTGCCCGGCACCGGGGGAACGCAGACGGTCATCAACGCGCTCGGCGGGTTCGTGCGCTCGGGTCGACGCGTGCTCGTCGTCTCGGCCCGCCGGTCGACCCTCGACGGTGTGCGCCACCGGCTGGCCGGCGTCGGCCTCGACGCGCTCGCCGTGTCTCCCACCCGCGCTCGCCGCGACCTGATCACCGCCATCGCACGCAGTGAGAAGGCGACCCAGCCGAAGGCGGCTGAGCTGGACGAGGCGCTGGTGCGTCTGCGCACGGTTCTCCGCGACTACCGTGGGGCTCTGTCGGAGCCGGTGGCCCGCACGGGGGCATCCGTGCTCGACGCGACCAGAGAGCTCACGCGACTCGCGTCGCTGCCGGTGCCGCCATCGACAGGGGCACGTCTGTCGATGGAGACCCTCGAGAAGCTCTCGGGCGATCGGCGTGACGCCGCGCAGGCGCTCACGCGTGCCGCGAAGCTCGGCGAGTTCCGCTTCGGACCCGACGACTCGCCCTGGTACGGCGTCAGCTTCGACAGCGCCGAGGCCGCGCAGAAGGCGCACGAGCTCGCTGGTCGCCTGCACGGCTCGGCCGTGCCGTCGCTGCTGGAACGCGGCTACGAGCTCATCGCGCAGACCAGCATGCGCCCGTTCGGCACCATAGACGAGCTCGGCGAGTACGTACGGCTGCTGCAGGGCATCCGGGACTCCCTCGACCGCTTCAGCCCGACGGTCTTCGAACGGCCGCTGGGCGAGCTGATCCAGGCGCACGGCTCGCGCCGCGATGCCCCCGGCATGTCCTCAGCGAACCGGCGCCGGCTCAAGAAGCTGGCGCGGGAGTACGTGCGACCAGGCGCCCACGTCTCGGAGATGCACGAGTCGCTGCTGCGCATCCAGCAGCAGCGCACGCAGTGGCAGCGCTACGTCGAGGCCGGCGTGGCGCCGCAGGTGCCGCTCGGTCTCTCCGACGTGCACGTGGCCTGGCAACGCGTGTCTGCCGAGCTGGCAGACCTCGACCACGCCCTCGGCCGTCGCGAGCCGCTCAGCTCGCTGCCCGTCGCCCGACTGGTGCGCACGCTTTCCGGCCTCGCCGCGCGCTCTGCGGTGTTCGACAATCTTGTCGAGCGCACGCAGATCCGAGATGCGCTGACGGGTCTCGGGCTGCGTCCGCTGCTGTCGGATCTGTCGGTGCGTCACGTCCCTGAAGAGCGGGTCTCGGCCGAGCTCGAGTTCGCCTGGTGGCAGTCGCTTCTCGAGCGCGCACTGCAGGACGACCGGTCGCTGCTCGGTGCGAACACCGCGGTCGTCGACCGCCTCGAGCGCGACTTCCGGCTCGTCGACGAGGCGCACACCGCGATGGCGGGTCCGCTGCTCGCGTGGAACCTGGCCAGCCAGTGGCGCATCGCGATCGTCGATGAGCCAGACCAGGCCAGGCATCTGCGCAAGGCCCTCAAGAGCGGTGACGCGACGACCGCCGAGATCGTCTCGGCAGCACCCGATCTCACCCGCGTGCTCGCGCCGGTCTGGATCGCCTCGCCGTACGAGGTGCCGCTGATCCCCGACTCGGTCGAGTTCGATGCGGTGCTTCTCGTGGATGCCGCTGCCGTCAACCTCGCCGAGACCGCGCCTGCGATCAGGCGGGCCCGCCAGGTCGTCGCCTTCGGCGACCCCGTCACTCAGCGTCCGACGCCGTTCACGGTCGCGACGATCGTCGATCCCGACTGGGAGCCGGAGGTCGAATTCGACGACGTCTCGGTCTTCGAGCGTCTCGCCGAGCTCTTCCCCGTCATGACTCTGACCCGCAGTTACCGCGCGGGAGGCGAAGACCTCGCCGAGCTCATCAACGACGCGTTCTACGGTGGCGAGATCGTGTCGCTGCCGTGGGCCGGCTCGTATCTCGGCCGCGGCAGCCTCACCGTCGACTACGTCGAAGGGGGAGTGGGCACACCCGACCCCGAGACCGGAGCCGTCGAGAGCCCGGATGCCGAGGTCGCCCGAGTCGTGACCCTGGCGGTCGAGCACGCCGTCCATCGCCCCACCGAATCGCTGATGGTCATCACCGCGAGCCGCAGGCACGCGGAGCGCGTGCGGTCGGCCGTGGCATCCGCCTTCGCCGGACGCTCGGACGTCGCCGACTTCGTCGGCCGCGACACCGCCGAGCCGTTCGCCGTTCTCACGCTCGAGGAGTCGGTCGCGGAGAGCCGCGACCGCGTCATCTTCTCGCTGGGCTTCGGCCTCACCAAGCACGGCCGTGTGCTCAGCGACTTCGGCGACCTGTCGCAGCACGACGGCGAGCGTCTGCTGACCGTGGGCATGACGAGAGCCCGCCGCTCGATGGTGATCGTCTCGTGCATCCGTCCCTCCGCGTTCGACGAGGGCCGGCTCGAGCACGGAGCGTCGACCCTGATGTCGATCCTCGGCGGACTCGCGGCGAGGGGGCGCGACGCGCGTCTCGAGGATCTCGCCGATCCGCTCACGCTCGCCCTCGCTCGGGAGCTGCGACGACTGGGTGCCTCTGTCGACGTCGACTACCGCGGCCTGCTTCCGCTCGTCGCGCAGCACGGCGGACGTGCGGTGGTCATCGAGTCCGACCCCGAGACCCGCGGTGAGTCGCTGCGGGAGAGCGTGCGGCTGCGTCCTCAGGTGCTGCGCCGGCTCGGGTGGCACTACGTGCGTGTGCACGCCTTCGATCTGTACAGCGACCCGGCTACGGTTGCCCGTCGTATCGCCACGGTGCTCGGCATCGAGGAGGGCGCGGTGCGCGCAGAGCACGACACGCAGCCGCTCGACCTCGATGACTGA
- a CDS encoding LuxR C-terminal-related transcriptional regulator, with protein MEAEKRIGTAEDLVADGVRELARRTRFPVAFGGLIEDGVVRVTSIVGNRTHSLDGLNVRPERGLGGRAMIELRPRMTNNYRTSQQITHDYDVFVLGEGLRTLLALPIVVEGRPRGVLYAGAWEESEIGGVTTAPAMSVAQNIANELHIRDEVERRLRAMRPEPALDATHLEDIRESFAELRSIAASVTDEAVRERIAAVERRLVGASSAEPAPTTGSVGTVRLSPRETDVLACAALGATNAEIASQLGLREGTVKAYLGAAMSKLDASTRHAAVARARRAGLLP; from the coding sequence GTGGAAGCCGAGAAGCGCATCGGAACCGCCGAGGATCTCGTTGCCGACGGCGTGCGCGAGCTCGCCAGACGCACCCGGTTCCCGGTGGCCTTCGGAGGCCTCATCGAAGACGGCGTGGTCCGGGTCACGAGCATCGTCGGAAACCGAACGCACAGCCTCGACGGCCTCAACGTGCGCCCGGAACGCGGGCTCGGCGGGCGCGCGATGATCGAGCTGCGCCCCCGGATGACGAACAACTACCGCACGTCGCAGCAGATCACCCACGACTACGACGTGTTCGTGCTGGGAGAGGGGCTGCGCACGCTGCTCGCGCTGCCGATCGTCGTGGAGGGCCGTCCGCGAGGCGTGCTCTACGCCGGCGCGTGGGAGGAGTCGGAGATCGGCGGCGTGACCACCGCTCCTGCGATGAGCGTCGCACAGAACATCGCCAACGAGCTGCACATCCGCGACGAGGTCGAGCGTCGCCTCCGGGCGATGCGCCCCGAGCCGGCGCTCGACGCCACCCATCTCGAAGACATCAGGGAGAGCTTCGCCGAGCTGCGCAGCATCGCGGCATCCGTCACGGACGAGGCGGTGCGCGAACGGATCGCCGCCGTGGAGCGGCGCCTTGTCGGAGCATCGTCAGCCGAGCCGGCACCGACGACGGGGTCGGTTGGCACGGTCCGCCTCTCCCCCCGCGAGACCGACGTGCTCGCCTGCGCCGCGCTCGGCGCGACGAATGCGGAGATCGCATCTCAGCTCGGTCTGCGAGAAGGCACGGTGAAGGCGTATCTCGGCGCGGCGATGTCGAAACTCGATGCATCGACGCGGCACGCCGCTGTCGCGCGGGCTCGACGCGCCGGCCTTCTTCCCTGA